One genomic region from Brassica napus cultivar Da-Ae unplaced genomic scaffold, Da-Ae ScsIHWf_702;HRSCAF=1020, whole genome shotgun sequence encodes:
- the LOC106433542 gene encoding uncharacterized protein LOC106433542, giving the protein MEGLIPFLYKAVVMYKREGSFSSALLSDHHSPSTSGYYMRLPDDSSGRFRTSDLRRFGTDRLGLLKTTPSSPSRSPTRNITKRT; this is encoded by the coding sequence atggAAGGCCTGATTCCATTCTTGTACAAAGCCGTGGTCATGTATAAAAGAGAAGGAAGCTTTTCGTCAGCTTTGCTCAGCGACCATCATTCTCCTTCTACTTCAGGTTACTACATGAGACTTCCTGACGACTCCTCCGGTAGATTTCGAACGTCAGACCTCAGGCGATTTGGGACGGACCGTCTTGGATTGCTTAAAACGACGCCTTCTTCACCATCTCGCTCGCCCACTAGGAACATCACGAAACGTACGTAA